The segment GCGGCTTACCGATAACTCTTTGTTTCGGTTAAGTCCTTCACGCTTTCTGACACCTAAGACATCTGTTTCTGGCGATCCCCCATCTATCGAGCGAGTAGAAGCTTTCTGGTCCGAGTTGTATGGTGATCAACCAAACGTGAATCGTGACACTCCAGCTCTCAACGACTTCGAGGCATTTTGTCGCCACTATCGAAACGACAATGCTGATGAAGAGAGCCCTGAAGTCAGCGTGGAAGAGGTTCGTTTGGCTCTGAACAATAGTAAGAACTGGGCTGCTCCGGGTCCGGATGGCATTAACTTATTTTGGTGGAAGAAACTTACTTCTACCCATAGCCATCTGGCCCGGATATTTACAGCTTTTATCAGAGGCAACGAACCTATTCCGTGCTGGCTTGTAGAAGGGCGAACCGTGCTCATCCCCAAGAAAGGTGACTTGTCCGACCCAAAGAACTACAGGCCTATCACCTGTTTGAATGCAGTTTATAAGgttttcacaaaaatcttgAACAATCGCATTCTGCAGGAGATAGATCCTGTATGGCAGCAGATATACGAACAGCGTGGCAGTAAAAGAGGCCTGTCAGGTTGCAAAGAGAATCTGTTAGTAGATCGATGTGTCATTCAAGACGCAGTCTACTATCAGCGCAACCTGTCCATGGCCTGGATTGACTACCGTAAGGCATTCGATTCAACATCTCATGAGCTCATTCTCTTTTTGCTCAAATGCCTTGGGGTCAATCGCGATACAGTGGGATGCATACAGCGTACGATGCAACTTTGGCGAACACGGTTCCACATTTCATGTGGCAACGACAAACGTGTGACCgaagttgtacagtacaagcgaggtgtcttccagggagattccctgagcccgctgctgttttgcatctcactgctgccgatatctgttgcgctacgccgtacccgtggatactcagtgggcccaccaactgatcggaaacattcgatcacccacttactctacatggatgatctgaaggtgtatgctcctgatgaggaacaccttcagactgccttgaatatcgtaggggagtatacacgggatgtcggcatggcttttgggttggacaagtgcgcggtcgttaatctggtgaggggtaagtgctctgatttgcgcgaagatatcgagttagtagatgggagcgtcattgaccatcttgacgccgGAGAGTCGTACAAAGGGATTGACGGGATTGACgggagtcctatgcaggacgtctcgaaaatcaaaacgactctctgcagcgagtatgggcggagactccggaaaatctggtcatcagaactttccgggaaaaacaaagtctctgcaacaaacatgcttgctgtcccagtactactttactctttcggtgtccttaaatggacccgaaaagagcttagagatctcgatatccagacacgcaaagtcatgaatatcaatcggagcatgcaccctaagtcctcagtcaccagattatacctttcccggcacatcggagggagaggtctacagagcttggagtgtctacacgatcgtttggttttgggtttaacatacgaagttgtcaatttcactgcagatgaggacgacttccttatgcagattgttcatagtcatgagaatctgcagaagggagcgttcttatataaggcagcaaagtacgcggcaaaatccctcggtctcggaagagtaaaccctcttattgaactccctaaggaggaatttaagagtgtcgtcaggaatgctgagcagcaaaaactgctcagtacacacatggacaagtccatgcacagcgtgttctttaaacacgtgcgtgaccatggcttgtccacccagctgacgttttccttccttaagtcagctggcctgatgtccgagaccgaaggatatatttttgcctgccaagatggtgtaatcaataccctcgaataccgtgcgaaagtactccagatgcagctacccgacacatcgtgtagggtgtgtaagcaacatcctgagacgcttatgcatctcttgtcagcatgtcctgtgctggcaagaagtgcatacatccagcgtcataatgctgctctgcgagtactttactaccaccttagacatacgcacggtatcgataaaacaccagtgctgccttatctgccaggagatattccgcaagttgttgagaatgaccgttgccgtatCTATTGGAACGTGGCATTCGCAACAACGCGGAAAATAGATCacaacaaacctgatattgtgctcttcgataaaaccactcgtgacatttatgtcattgagttctcagcacctgctgagtataacatcacggttaaagaagagcacaaacacgagatatatcaggatctcctgttcgaaattggcaaactttacccaggttaccgtgtcaaacttgtcgtcctcattgttggcgtcctaggagggatgaaacagtcgtttgtgtctgcactagctagaataccaacttgttcagcgcaagttgagtttctggcatcgcggatgcaaaaggctgttattctcgggtccctccgtctcctaaggcaacgaaacttggcctgctgcgcatgctgatcatcttgttgatgatgcatcgcagcagttacgatttggcgctcagctgaggccctcggtagagtcggactaccggggataaccccctgagcatttaactaaaaagaaataataataataataataataataataataataataataataataataataataataataataatgataataataataataataataataataataataataaatgcccACGGTGCATGTTGTGCGGCCAGCGGAGATTTTGATTACTCCGTGGCGCACCGTGGGCTAGATAGGTCAGCCCTCCATCTACTGACCTACTAAGCGCACAACAACCTTCGCATTGGGTTAACTCCCCAATGTGAAGTAAACTGAGTTCAAGATAATCCTGAACACAGAAGTGCTCCCCACAACCGGCCCTTCTCGGATGAGGGCTACCCACTAGCTGGGCGGAGCACCGAGATTCCGGACGATGACGACCTTGGCGAACAACGGACCGCATTTAGGTGGACGGAGGAATTACGAGCCGATCTCCTGATGTGCTATAATAACAGTGAACCGGAGCGGAGAGGCTATATGGCTAGGATGCATGCTCTCTGGAGCGATATGCACCCTAATCATAGCCATTTTTCACAACAACATCTGCGTGATTATGCCTCTCATCTCCGGCGAACACGAAGATCACTATTAAATAACAGACGGCTATCTCACCGTCTGTCTTTTCCAGCACAGCTACATCAGGAGAGACGCCGTTCTTCCGAAGACGCCGACAATGATTTTGAAAGACGACAAGTATGTGTCTCTAAAAAGACACACTACCCCAAAGACCAACTTGACACGGAAAACCACGAGCTATCGCTTCGGTTTCAGGAAGATTCTACTCTACTCACCATCAATCAAGCTGTCTATGATGCTGCTTCCTCACTCTTACCTCcggcaagaaataatacttcttctCCGGAGGCTAAGATGAGAGGTCGCATTGGACAGCTTTCACTGAAGATTGATGATCTCCGGAAACATGTCTCCCGCATTCAGTGTGTTATTGAGTACGTAAATGCTCGTAAAGCGTTTACGCCTAAAGTCCGCCGTATTGCGGCGGGACTACGATATCAAcatcacacactgaataaggagaatcttcttaacatcaaagaaggttccCTTAACAGGTTGCGGGCTCTGGTGACTGCTAAAAAGTCACTAGAGAAAAAGCTGAAGCGGCTTACCGATAACTCTTTGTTTCGGTTAAGTCCTTCACGCTTTCTGACACCTAAGACATCTGTTTCTGGCGATCCCCCATCTATCGAGCGAGTAGAAGCTTTCTGGTCCGAGTTGTATGGTGATCAACCAGACGTGAATCGTGACACTCCAGCTCTCAACGACTTCGAGGCATTTTGTCGCCGCCACCGAAACGACAATGCTGATGAAGAGAGCCCTGAAGTCAGTGTGGAAGAAGTTCGTTTGGCTCTGAATAATGGTAAGAACTGGGCTGCTCCGGGTCCGGATGGCATTAACTTGTTTTGGTGGAAGAAACTTACTTCTACCCACAGCCATCTGGCCCGGATATTTACAGCGTTTATCAGAGGCAACGAACCTATTCCGTGCTGGCTTGTAGAAGGGCGAACCGTGCTCATCCCTAAGAAAGGTGACTTGTCCGATCCGAAGAACTACAGGCCTATCACCTGTTTGAATGcagtttataagattttcacaaaaatcttgAATAATCGCATTCTACAGGAGATAGATCCTGTATGGCAGCAGATATACGAACAACGTGGCAGTAAAAGAGGCTTGTCAGGTTGCAAAGAGAATCTGTTAGTAGATCGTTGTGTCATTCAAGACGCGGTCTACTATCAGCGCAACCTGTCAATGGCCTGGATTGACTACCGTGAGGCATTCGACTCAACATCTCACGAGCTCATTCTCTTTTTGCTCAAATGCCTTGGGGTCAATCGCGATACAGTGGGATGCATACAGCGTACGATGCAACTTTGGCGAACACGGTTCCACATTTCATGTGGCAACGACAAACGTGTGACCgaagttgtacagtacaagcgaggtgtcttccagggagattccctgagcccgctgctgttttgcatctcactgctgccgatatctgttgcgctacgccgtacccgtggatactcagtgggcccaccaactgatcggaaatattcgatcacccacttactctacatggatgatctgaaggtatatgctcctgatgaggagcaccttcagacagccttgaatatcgtaggggagtatacacgggatgtcggcatggcttttgggttggacaagtgcgcggtcgttaatctggtgaggggtaagtgctctgatttgcgcgaagatatcgagttagtagatgggagcgtcattgaccatcttgacgccggagagtcgtacaaatatctagggattgacgggagtcctatgcaggacgtctcgaaaatcaaaacgactctctgcagcgagtatgggcggagactccggaaaatctggtcatcagaactttcagggaaaaacaaagtctctgcaaCTAACATACTTGCTGTCCCAgtactactctactctttcggtgtccttaaatggacccgaaaagagcttagagatctcgatatcaagacacgcaaagtcatgaatatcaatcggagcatgcaccctaaatcctcagtcaccagattatacctttcccggcacatcggagggagaggtctacagagcttggagtgtctacacgatcgtttggttttgggtttaacatacgaagttgtcaatttcactgcagatgaggacgacttccttatgcagattgttcatagtcatgagaatctgcagaagggagcgttcttatataaggcagcaaagtacgcggcaaaatccctcggtctcggaagagtaaaccctcttattgaactccctaaggaggaatttaagagtgtcgtcaggaatgctgagcagcaaaaactgctcagtacacacatggacaagtccatgcacagcgtgttctttaaacacgtgcgtgaccatggcttgtccacccagctgacgttttccttccttaagtcagctggcctgatgtccgagaccgaaggatatatttttgcctgccaagatggtgtaatcaataccctcgaataccgtgcgaaagtactccagatgcagctacccgacacatcgtgtagggtgtgtaagcaacatcctgagacgcttatgcatctcttgtcagcatgtcctgtgctggcaagaagtgcatacatccagcgtcataatgctgctctgcgagtactttactaccaccttagacatacgcacggtatcgataaaacaccagtgctgccttatctgccaggagatattccgcaagttgttgagaatgaccgttgccgcatttattggaacgtgccattcgcaacaacgcgGAAAATCGACCATAataaacctgatattgtgctcttcgataaaaccgctcgtgacatttatgtcattgaaTTTTCAGctcctgctgagtataacattacggttaaagaagagcacaaacacgagatatatcaggatctcctgttcgaaattggcaaactttacccaggttaccgtgtcaaacttgtcgtcctcattgttggcgtcctaggagggatgaaacagtcgtttgtgtctgcactagctagaataccaacttgttcagcgcaagttgagtttctggcatcgcggatgcaaaaggctgttattctcgggtccctccgtctcctaaggcaacgaaacttggcctgctgcgcatgctgatcatcttgttgatgatgcatcgcagcagttacgatttggcgctcagctgaggccctcggtagagtcggactaccggggataaccccctgagcatttacctaaaaaagaaataataataataataataataataataataataataataataataataataataataataataataataacaatgtaatgtaatgtttattaatttagcaATTGCTATTGTACATTATTCTtacaatttgaaaaatttattttcctttttaatttatatcacAATTTTACAATATcgcaatatttaatttaatatatttttttaactctattttaaagattttaattcgattttcattttttagttCATTACTCAAACTATTAAACCATTTAAATCCTTTGTAAACAATTGACTTCTCTGCTGTATGCGTTCTTGTATGAGCAATTTTGATATTCGAACAATTTCTTGTATTATACTTATTATCATTTGATTCTATAACATCATTCAAATAATCAGGTAGAAGTTTATTcttcattttatatataaacaaacaagtattatacattattttttgtctGATCGATAACCAGCCTACTGCATCTAACATTTTAACCACACTTGTGTATTTATTAACGCCCAATATTGCACGCATCGCCCGATTCTGCAACTTTTGCagtacatttaatttattatcattataatttaacataaTCGTATTACAATAATCTAGATGCGGAAGTATCACagttttatatataagacATTTTACATAGTTACTAACTGAAAATCTTAGTCTGTTTatcacattaatttttttcgctatTTTATGACTAGTGTAGACTGCATTACTATTAAACGTTAAATTGTCATCAATTATGACTCCTAAATATTTCGTCTCACGCACATAACTTAGTTCATTAccattaattactaatttacaACTATCccttacattttttattcgttGGTCGTGCAGTATCATATATACAGTTTttcttacatttatttttaattgattatcatTTAACCATTcatatagtatttttaatccacggtttaactttttttcaatttcagaTGTATTATTCCCACTGACAGACAACCTCATGTCATCTGCAAAAAGCTTACAGTCTATATCTAAtctattaaatattgttatgatttcatttatatatattataaatagtatTGGACCCAACTTAGATCCTTGCGGGACACCAAATTTAACTTCTTTTtcattggaaaaaatattttggaacttcactttttgttttctatcCGAAAGATACGACTCAAACCATTTTAATACTACACCTCTAATTcctaatttatataatacttTTAGTAGTTTATTTCGGTTAATCGTTTCGAAGGCCCGagcaaaatcgataaaaacaaCACCAATGAATAGACCCTGATCCAAATCTTTTCTCCAACTTATGATGGAATGTTGGAGAGCGGTTTCACACgagtgattttttctaaagcCTGATTGCTCAGGATTTATAACATTATTGGCATCAATGAATTGACCCAATTGCGTTTTAACTATTTGTTCCAGGATCTGCTCGTATATGGGTAGTGTGTTTATCGGCCTTTGGTCCTCTACTCTTATACTACCTATAACCTTTTGGATGGGTGTAACTGTCGATATTTTCCAAATAGACGGTACTAATCCTAATTTGAGAGAATTATTTATCATGTATATTATCACGTCACTCTTAACATCCCATacaagttttaaaatattagcGTTTACGTCATTTTTCGATCCCTTTTTAGTGTccaagttattaataattttatcaactaCATTAAATTCAACTTCATCAAATGTCTCCCATTTAATTATACTTTGCtcctcattaattttttcagaagtcTTATTACAactattatcataatttatttctttaacaatattttcaatactagtaataaaataatcatttagcTTATTTGTGATAATTTTCTTGTCAGatacaataatattatcaattttaaactCACACAGATTagcggttttattttttttgtcacctATTAATTCTTTTAATGTTTTCCACATACGATGtggattgtttttattaatactgATGTTGTTTTCAtaatactgtttttttttcgttcgcAGTTCGTTAACTACTTTATTACgcaatagtttataattattaattgccgCTATATCTTTCGACTTCATAGCTACTCTATAAGACTCATCTTTATTTTTGATCATTTCAATAGCTTTGTTGTCAATCCATGGTTTATTAAtccatttataatttatgatctTTTCTTTAAATGGTGCCATTTTGTCAAGTACATCTAATACACTACTACTAATTCTTTCTacagttaaattaaaatttatacaatcattattattattattaatacataGTTCCGTTTGCCAATTatcgaatttatttaaaacttctGTTTGAAAAACTTCATCATTAAAATGCTTAAAATCTCTAGAGTAAACAATAGTATTACTGTCAACGTCATTCATCCCATCTATCTGAATATAAATGATATTATGATCAGATACTTTGGGTGTTGTCATTACCAcagatttaattttgaaatttgtaaaaaCTAAATCTATAATTGTTTGTGAATCAAACGTCAGTCTCGTGGGAGTCTCAATATTTTGTTTCAAGCCTAAATAAGACATTTCGTCAGTTAATTTTCTAGcataaaaatcgtttcttCGAAcatcaatattaaaatcacctaacattattaattttccagTATCCATAATTTGTTCTgctatttccaaaattttatcacaaaaaatatttatactacTACTAGGTGACctatataaattacatagtactaatttttcattgccATTACAAAACTGAATACAATTTATCCAAGATCCGTCAATAATGtcattactatttaatatcactttgtacttgatatttttaattacatatgtTATAGTTCCACCAGTTCTTCTGTTATTCGTGTTCGTTCGTAtcatattgtaatttttaaattcaatctcATAATCCGAAACATCATCAGTTGTATGGGTTTCACATAGACATATAATGTCaggttttatttcatttattactaTATCAATCTCATCTTTTCTATTAACCAGGCCACAAATATTGACTGCTATGATTTTTAAGTTAGATTTACTTGAtagattattaatattcacttTTGATGGCTATTTTTCTGACAATAGGATATTTTCTTGCCGtttttttaacagtttaatGTATGAGATACAATTTCTATCAGTAGCACAATGATTTATGTCAATATCtgttagtttatatttgttgaCCAATTCAACACAGTTAATGCACTTATTAGATTCACTCTGACACTCAGTTTCATGATGATTAGTTGAACACAACCTGCatatttcttcttttttacaattatttgcAAGATGCCCAAACCCCCAGCATCTAAAGCatcttaaaatattaatatgattGTATGCGTTATACAAATTCCAGCCGAATTTGACTTTACCACTATTCATTATTGCTTGATGAATGCTCGTACTAACCTCAATAATAATTGATCCATAACCATTCGcagtttcatattttttaataactttaacCGGATTATTGCCATTTGAATTTATCCATTTATTTTGTGTTGACAATTcacgtataattttttcttcactcAAACCTAGTATGCTATTTTctaatttaactatttttatttttggcagttttttatttatatttttcaccaCGTAATCACtaccaattttattttgaatttcattcaTAAGCTTTATTTTATCAGCTTCTTTTACTGTGTCAATTATAACTTTACCATTAGATTGATTGGTTACTTTTTTTACGTCAACTCCTAATTTTACAATgtcgatattattttttaaatccttaACTGTGACCTCCGtatcttgaattttatttggtttgaCAACTAGACGATCAACATTAGACACAACAGgatttttttgagtaatttcACTATAACTGTTTTTACTGTTCATCgcatacaaatttttactgtttttatttaactcattttttaattctattgataatttttttatttcttgctgCACAGTCTGTTGCAGAGAAATAGTAAGGTGTTTTACGTgatcttttatttcattttttattatctcttTTAAGCAACTTATATTATTGGCAtgaataatatcaattttattgaataaagaaTCCActtttgacattaaaatgtcAGTggtattattgtcattatgaATATCAGCAATTACAGAGTTATTAACACTGGTTTTTTCCACTTGATCagtattactattatttatatcccTACTTTCTTTATCTTCATTCAATTGAACCTCATAAGTGGTATAAGGCCCATTACATCTCACTAACTGATTATTTATATCGTAAATTTTGTGACAGTTGGAGTCGGCACAACCTGGATGAAAATCCTTAAGACATATTTTACAATTCATAACAACGCGGCCGATAATTTTCTTGCAGCGTGAACAACTGTGACTTTTATCCGTTATATTGGTCATATTGATTTCACAGTCATAGATAACTGAATTATAAGACAAGACACGTACTTAACAATATGGAACTTGAGAACTGTGATAATAATTCGGATTTCCAACCTCAAAAATTCAAGGATACGAAAAACTTCAATGTTTCCACGATTTGATGAAGAAAAGCGGAATTTATTACTTCAGAACCTCAAGCGAAATTAACTCTATCATTACATCACTTTTTTATATAACACTGTACATTAAATCAACTTAATCTTGAAAACATTGAGGACCACAACAATGATACAACCActcaagataataataataataataataataataataataataataataataataataataataataataataataataataataataataataataataataataataataataataataataataataataataataataataataataataataataataataataataataataataataataataataataataataataataataataataataataataataataataataataataataataataataataataataataataataataataataataataataataataataataataataataataataataataataataataataataataataataataataataataataataataataataataataataataataataataataataataataataataataataataataataataataataataataataataataataataataataataataataataataataataataataataataataataataataataataataataataataataataataataataataataataataataataataataataataataataataataataataataataataataataataataataataataataataataataataataataataataataataataataataataataataataataataataataataataataataataataataataataataataataataataataataataataataataataataataataataataataataataataataataataataataataataataataataataataataataataataataataataataataataataataataataataataataataataataataataataataataataataataataataataataataataataataataataataataataataataataataataataataataataataataataataataataataataataataataataataataataataataataataataataataataataataataataataataataataataataataataataattgtattattattattattattattattattattattattattattattattattattattattattattattattattattattattattgttatttctttttaagttaaatgctcagggggttatccccggtagtccgactctaccgagggcctcagctgagcgccaaatcgttactgctgcgatgcatcatcaacaagatgatcagcatgcgcagcaggccaagtttcgttgccttaggagacgaagggacccgagaataacagccttttgcatccgcaatgccagaaactcaacttgcgctgaacaagttggtattctagctagtgcagacacaaacgactgtttcatccctcctaggacgccaacaatgaggacgacaagtttgacacggtaacctgggtaaagtttgccaatttcgaacaggagatcctgatatatctcgtgtttgtgctcttctttaaccgtgatgttatactcagcaggagctgaaaactcaatgacataaatgtcacgagcggttttatcgaagagcacaatatcaggtttatTATGGTCGATTTTCcgcgttgttgcgaatggcacgttccaataaatgcggcaa is part of the Microplitis mediator isolate UGA2020A chromosome 11, iyMicMedi2.1, whole genome shotgun sequence genome and harbors:
- the LOC130676884 gene encoding uncharacterized protein LOC130676884, encoding MTNITDKSHSCSRCKKIIGRVVMNCKICLKDFHPGCADSNCHKIYDINNQLVRCNGPYTTYEVQLNEDKESRDINNSNTDQVEKTSVNNSVIADIHNDNNTTDILMSKVDSLFNKIDIIHANNISCLKEIIKNEIKDHVKHLTISLQQTVHKNLYAMNSKNSYSEITQKNPVVSNVDRLVVKPNKIQDTEVTVKDLKNNIDIVKLGVDVKKVTNQSNGKVIIDTVKEADKIKLMNEIQNKIGIKLENSILGLSEEKIIRELSTQNKWINSNGNNPVKVIKKYETANGYGSIIIEVSTSIHQAIMNSGKVKFGWNLYNAYNHINILRCFRCWGFGHLANNCKKEEICRLCSTNHHETECQSESNKCINCVELVNKYKLTDIDINHCATDRNSVNICGLVNRKDEIDIVINEIKPDIICLCETHTTDDVSDYEIEFKNYNMIRTNTNNRRTGGTITYVIKNIKYKVILNSNDIIDGSWINCIQFCNGNEKLVLCNLYRSPSSSINIFCDKILEIAEQIMDTGKLIMLGDFNIDVRRNDFYARKLTDEMSYLGLKQNIETPTRLTFDSQTIIDLVFTNFKIKSVVMTTPKVSDHNIIYIQIDGMNDVDSNTIVYSRDFKHFNDEVFQTEVLNKFDNWQTELCINNNNNDCINFNLTVERISSSVLDVLDKMAPFKEKIINYKWINKPWIDNKAIEMIKNKDESYRVAMKSKDIAAINNYKLLRNKVVNELRTKKKQYYENNISINKNNPHQINYDNSCNKTSEKINEEQSIIKWETFDEVEFNVVDKIINNLDTKKGSKNDVNANILKLVWDVKSDVIIYMINNSLKLGLVPSIWKISTVTPIQKELEV